From the genome of Nicotiana sylvestris chromosome 2, ASM39365v2, whole genome shotgun sequence, one region includes:
- the LOC104247013 gene encoding transcription factor MYB41-like has translation MGRAPCCDKNGLKKGPWTPEEDQKLIDYIQKHGYGNWRTLPKNAGLQRCGKSCRLRWTNYLRPDIKRGRFSFEEEETIIQLHSVLGNKWSAIAARLPGRTDNEIKNYWNTHIRKRLLRMGIDPVTHSPRLDLLDLSSILNPSLYHSSHQMNLSRLFGHVQSLVNPEVLRLATSLLSSQRQNSNFLMPNNLQENQICNPQVQNQLPQMVQITSQVQNPIQDIPTCTTLCTTSCVPFSSEAQLMQPPTNMEQFSSNLENFSSQNCQVNEWQSNGVPSNLTDDYFAVQNYGYYHEVDQSIRDPPPSDASTFQSNDSNNFSFQSVLSNLSTPSSSPTPLNSNSTYFNNSSSTTEDERDSYCSNVLNFDIPNIWDSTNEFM, from the exons ATGGGAAGAGCTCCTTGTTGTGACAAAAATGGACTTAAGAAGGGTCCATGGACCCCTGAAGAAGATCAAAAGCTCATTGATTACATTCAAAAACATGGCTATGGAAATTGGAGAACTCTTCCAAAGAATGCTG GACTTCAAAGGTGTGGAAAGAGTTGCAGGCTTCGTTGGACAAACTATCTAAGGCCAGATATTAAAAGGGGAAGGTtctcttttgaagaagaagagacAATCATTCAACTGCATAGTGTTTTAGGGAACAA GTGGTCTGCTATTGCTGCGCGTTTGCCCGGTAGAACTGATAATGAAATCAAGAACTATTGGAACACTCACATCAGAAAAAGGCTTTTGAGAATGGGAATTGATCCAGTAACTCATAGTCCACGCCTTGATCTTCTTGAtctttcttccattttaaacccTTCACTCTACCATTCATCTCATCAAATGAATCTTTCAAGATTGTTTGGTCATGTCCAATCATTGGTAAATCCTGAAGTTTTGAGATTAGCTACTTCTCTTTTATCCTCACAACGCCAAAACTCTAACTTTTTAATGCCAAATAATCTTCAAGAAAATCAAATATGCAATCCTCAAGTCCAAAACCAATTGCCACAAATGGTCCAAATTACTAGCCAAGTTCAAAACCCTATTCAAGATATTCCAACTTGCACCACTTTATGTACTACTTCATGTGTTCCATTTTCAAGTGAAGCTCAACTCATGCAGCCACCTACAAATATGGAACAATTCTCATCAAATCTTGAAAACTTTAGCTCACAAAATTGCCAAGTAAATGAGTGGCAAAGCAATGGGGTTCCTTCAAATTTGACTGATGATTATTTTGCTGTACAAAATTATGGGTACTATCATGAGGTGGATCAGTCCATCAGGGATCCTCCACCGTCCGATGCTTCAACATTTCAATCCAACGATAGCAACAACTTCAGCTTTCAATCTGTTTTGTCTAATTTATCGACGCCTTCATCAAGTCCCACGCCATTGAATTCAAACTCAACTTACTTCAACAACAGCAGCAGCACAACTGAAGATGAGAGAGATAGCTACTGCAGCAACGTGTTGAACTTTGATATCCCAAATATTTGGGATTCCACTAATGAATTTATGTAA